One genomic window of Pseudomonas chlororaphis subsp. piscium includes the following:
- a CDS encoding efflux transporter outer membrane subunit — translation MNNALRVVAAGLGLLLSACQMVGPDYQLPEDAALHRSDLQGDLAGSSDSVVSAPVPADWWRLYQDPRLDQLVQQAMASNTDLRVAAANLARARAQVDEAQAAGGWSGGAKAGVERLQESGEAFLLPEKVPVANVGNLSVSTSYQFDLFGTLQRGIEAAKANADATQAAADTARITLVADVVRAYTQICAANEEREIAEHSLSLQAQSTALIQRLRDAGRGDETQVTRSQTQFKSLRAELPRYEAARQSALFRLSMLLAKPVEQLPAGTGSCAELPHIAQLLPVGDGATLLKRRPDVRQAERRLAAATAEIGVATGALYPDISIGATVGTVGIVDNLGKPSTNRWGFGPLISWTVPANGARERIHEAEAASQGALAHFDGVVLNAIRETQTGLAQYSAQLQRRDALADAEQSARQAADQTHRFFQAGRESFLADLQATRTYTDVRAQLAAANTQVAMSQIDLFLALGGGWESGRTQASNPGKP, via the coding sequence ATGAACAACGCCCTGCGTGTGGTCGCGGCCGGGCTTGGTTTGTTGCTGTCGGCCTGTCAGATGGTCGGCCCGGACTACCAACTGCCGGAAGACGCGGCGCTGCATCGCAGCGATTTGCAGGGCGACCTGGCCGGTTCGAGCGACAGCGTGGTCTCGGCGCCGGTCCCGGCGGATTGGTGGCGCTTGTACCAGGACCCGCGGCTGGACCAGCTGGTGCAGCAGGCCATGGCCTCCAACACCGACCTGCGGGTCGCGGCGGCCAACCTGGCGCGGGCCCGCGCCCAGGTCGACGAGGCCCAGGCGGCCGGCGGCTGGAGCGGTGGGGCCAAGGCCGGGGTCGAGCGTTTGCAGGAATCCGGCGAAGCCTTCCTGCTGCCGGAGAAAGTGCCGGTGGCCAACGTCGGTAACCTGTCCGTCAGCACCTCTTATCAGTTCGACCTGTTCGGCACCCTGCAACGCGGCATCGAGGCGGCCAAGGCCAATGCCGACGCGACCCAGGCCGCGGCAGACACCGCGCGCATCACCTTGGTGGCGGATGTGGTGCGGGCCTACACGCAGATCTGCGCGGCCAACGAAGAGCGCGAGATCGCCGAGCACTCCCTGAGCCTGCAAGCCCAGAGCACCGCGCTGATCCAGCGCCTGCGCGACGCCGGGCGTGGCGACGAAACCCAGGTCACCCGCTCCCAGACCCAGTTCAAGTCCCTGCGCGCCGAACTGCCGCGCTACGAGGCGGCGCGCCAGTCGGCGCTGTTCCGCCTGTCGATGCTGCTGGCCAAACCGGTGGAGCAACTGCCCGCTGGCACCGGCAGTTGCGCCGAGTTGCCCCACATTGCGCAATTGTTGCCGGTGGGTGACGGTGCGACCCTGCTCAAGCGCCGTCCGGATGTGCGCCAGGCCGAGCGCCGGCTGGCCGCCGCCACCGCGGAAATCGGCGTGGCCACCGGCGCCCTGTACCCCGACATCAGCATCGGTGCCACCGTCGGCACCGTGGGCATCGTCGACAACCTCGGCAAACCCTCCACCAACCGCTGGGGCTTTGGCCCGTTGATCAGCTGGACGGTACCGGCCAACGGCGCCCGCGAACGCATTCATGAGGCCGAAGCCGCCAGCCAGGGCGCCTTGGCGCATTTCGACGGAGTGGTGCTCAACGCCATCCGCGAAACCCAGACCGGCCTGGCCCAATACAGCGCCCAACTGCAACGCCGCGACGCCCTGGCCGATGCCGAGCAGTCGGCGCGGCAGGCCGCCGACCAGACCCACCGCTTCTTCCAGGCTGGCCGCGAGTCGTTCCTCGCCGACCTGCAGGCGACCCGCACTTACACCGACGTACGGGCCCAACTGGCGGCGGCCAACACCCAGGTGGCGATGAGTCAGATCGACCTGTTCCTGGCCCTGGGCGGTGGCTGGGAAAGCGGACGAACGCAAGCCTCGAACCCCGGCAAACCCTGA
- the pgaD gene encoding poly-beta-1,6-N-acetyl-D-glucosamine biosynthesis protein PgaD, whose amino-acid sequence MKIIRTRQRPVLVLVDAAFTVLAWIGLLYLLARGLWPLIDTHDGPRIEVGVLEALGTLQIYLWVALLNAAVLILWARYQQRKSKGFARRRLPSPAVDDRRLSESFKLSAANFARMRQPGTMTVHNDEEGGISLVTTGFFRLNAERPPHAQLLADSVER is encoded by the coding sequence ATGAAAATCATCAGAACCCGTCAACGCCCAGTGCTGGTGCTCGTCGATGCGGCGTTCACCGTGCTGGCCTGGATTGGCCTGCTGTACCTGCTGGCGCGTGGCCTGTGGCCGTTGATCGACACCCACGACGGCCCGCGTATCGAAGTCGGCGTGCTCGAGGCGCTGGGCACCTTGCAGATCTACCTGTGGGTGGCCCTGCTCAACGCCGCCGTGCTGATCCTCTGGGCGCGTTACCAGCAGCGCAAGAGCAAGGGTTTTGCCCGGCGCCGCCTGCCGTCGCCGGCGGTGGACGACCGGCGCCTGAGCGAAAGCTTCAAGCTCAGCGCCGCCAACTTTGCGCGCATGCGCCAGCCCGGAACCATGACGGTGCACAACGACGAGGAGGGCGGCATCAGCCTTGTCACTACCGGCTTCTTCCGTCTCAACGCCGAACGCCCGCCGCATGCGCAGTTGCTGGCGGATTCCGTGGAGCGGTGA
- the pgaC gene encoding poly-beta-1,6-N-acetyl-D-glucosamine synthase codes for MLDRLLALLVLAIVLGVPLGLIFLVTGQFLMDFVFFYPLFMSGLWIAGGLYFWLHWERHWPWKDDTLPPALAGEPLISILIPCYNEGDNAADTIHAALAQHYPNIEVIAINDGSKDNTAQVLDALALEDPRLRVVHLAQNQGKAVALRMGAVAARSEYLVCIDGDALLAPNTAAYLVAPLLENSRLGAVTGNPRIRTRSTLVGRVQVGEFSSIIGLIKRTQRVFGRIFTVSGVIVAFRRSALHRVGYWSPDMITEDIDISWKLQLDHWSIFYEPRALCWILMPETLHGLWKQRLRWAQGGAEVLFKNIRGIWQWRHRYLWPLLFEYCLSTGWAFTFLLSVIFWGVGKFIVMPEAIAVDRLMPPAFTGLVLAMVCLLQFAVSILIDRRYEKGLGKTMFWVVWYPLVFWLVSLFTTLVSFPKVLFSQHQKRARWVSPDRGIKPIDDEEEAR; via the coding sequence ATGTTGGATCGACTGCTAGCCCTGCTCGTTCTGGCGATTGTCCTCGGTGTGCCGCTGGGCCTGATCTTCCTGGTGACCGGCCAGTTCCTGATGGACTTCGTGTTCTTCTATCCGCTGTTCATGTCCGGCCTGTGGATCGCCGGCGGCCTGTACTTCTGGCTGCACTGGGAACGCCACTGGCCCTGGAAGGACGACACCTTGCCGCCGGCGCTTGCAGGCGAGCCGCTGATCAGCATCCTGATCCCTTGCTACAACGAGGGCGACAACGCCGCGGACACCATCCACGCGGCGCTGGCCCAGCACTACCCGAACATCGAAGTCATCGCGATCAACGACGGCTCCAAGGACAACACCGCGCAAGTGCTGGACGCCCTGGCGCTGGAAGATCCGCGGCTGCGGGTGGTGCACCTGGCCCAAAACCAGGGCAAGGCCGTGGCCCTGCGCATGGGCGCCGTGGCAGCGCGCAGCGAATACCTGGTGTGCATCGACGGTGACGCGCTGCTGGCGCCGAACACCGCGGCCTATCTGGTGGCGCCGCTGCTGGAGAATTCGCGCCTGGGCGCGGTGACCGGCAACCCGCGGATCCGCACCCGCTCGACCCTGGTGGGCCGGGTCCAGGTGGGCGAGTTCTCTTCGATCATCGGCCTGATCAAGCGCACCCAGCGCGTGTTCGGGCGGATCTTCACGGTCTCCGGGGTGATTGTCGCCTTCCGCCGCTCGGCCCTGCACCGGGTCGGCTACTGGAGCCCGGACATGATCACCGAAGACATCGACATCAGCTGGAAGCTGCAGCTCGATCACTGGAGCATCTTCTACGAGCCACGGGCGCTGTGCTGGATCCTCATGCCGGAAACCCTGCACGGCCTGTGGAAGCAGCGCCTGCGCTGGGCCCAGGGCGGCGCCGAGGTGCTGTTCAAGAACATCCGCGGGATCTGGCAATGGCGCCACCGCTACCTGTGGCCGCTGCTGTTCGAATACTGCCTGTCCACCGGCTGGGCGTTCACCTTCCTGCTGTCGGTGATCTTCTGGGGCGTCGGCAAGTTCATCGTCATGCCCGAAGCCATCGCCGTCGACCGCCTGATGCCGCCGGCCTTTACCGGGCTGGTGCTGGCGATGGTCTGCCTGCTGCAGTTCGCGGTCAGCATCCTGATCGATCGCCGGTACGAAAAGGGTTTGGGCAAGACCATGTTCTGGGTGGTCTGGTACCCCCTGGTGTTCTGGCTCGTCAGCCTGTTCACCACGCTTGTCAGTTTCCCCAAGGTGCTGTTCAGCCAACACCAGAAGCGTGCGCGCTGGGTCAGCCCCGACCGTGGCATCAAGCCTATAGATGATGAAGAGGAGGCTCGCTGA
- the pgaB gene encoding poly-beta-1,6-N-acetyl-D-glucosamine N-deacetylase PgaB, which yields MPPMTRCILLLGALILSACAQPAADFLPPAQRPVPANETPWPKNHVLGIAYHDVEDRDPDQAVVAVRTERLIEQLAWLRENGYQPVTVDQIMAARKGGPELPAKAVLLSFDDGYASFYTRVLPVLRSYNWHALLAPVGAWVDTPLNQPVDFAGTPRQRSDFLTWQQVREISRSGLVEIAAHTDANHKGVLANPQGNLQPAAATRRYDASSGRYESEAEFEARLRSDVAGISKKIRAATGYSPRVWVWPYGAADGTALRVVGEQGYDMALTLDDGLDTLDNLMSSPRFLVSSDPDGIHFSNSIVGVEANNAMRVAHVDLDNVYDPDPQQQEINLGKLVQRMADLGVNTVFLQAFADPKGDGLVHSLYFANRHLPVRADIFDRVAWQLRTRANVKVFAWMPVLSFALDPSLPRVTRWDPETGQVAADPDQYRRLSPFDPKVRRIIGEIYEDVARLTSVDGILYHDDAVLSDFEDASPAALRTYAANGLPGSIAALRADPATLQRWSRFKSRYLIDFTHELTAKVKAIRGPQVLTARNLFAEPMLNPQSEAWFAQNLDDFLANYDWTAPMAMPLMEGQQRKASGAWLEQLVATVKARPGALNRTVFELQARDWAQKPASDIDAVQMADWMGRLKRQGATSFGYYPDNFLENSPDLKTIRPALSTKWNP from the coding sequence ATGCCTCCGATGACCCGTTGCATCCTCCTGCTGGGAGCCCTGATTCTCAGCGCCTGCGCCCAGCCCGCCGCGGACTTCCTGCCGCCGGCGCAGCGCCCCGTGCCCGCCAACGAAACCCCGTGGCCGAAAAACCACGTGCTGGGCATTGCCTACCACGACGTCGAAGACCGCGACCCCGACCAGGCGGTGGTGGCCGTGCGCACCGAACGCTTGATCGAGCAATTGGCCTGGCTGCGCGAGAACGGCTACCAGCCGGTCACCGTGGACCAGATCATGGCGGCGCGCAAAGGCGGCCCCGAGCTGCCGGCCAAGGCCGTGCTGCTGAGCTTCGACGACGGTTATGCGAGCTTCTATACCCGCGTGCTGCCGGTGCTGCGCAGCTACAACTGGCATGCCCTGCTGGCGCCGGTGGGGGCGTGGGTCGACACCCCGCTGAACCAGCCGGTGGATTTTGCCGGCACCCCGCGCCAGCGCTCGGACTTCCTGACCTGGCAGCAGGTCCGCGAGATCTCCCGTTCCGGCCTGGTGGAAATCGCCGCCCACACCGACGCCAACCACAAAGGCGTGCTGGCCAACCCCCAGGGCAACCTGCAACCGGCCGCCGCCACCCGGCGTTATGACGCCAGCAGCGGGCGCTATGAAAGCGAGGCCGAGTTCGAGGCGCGCCTGCGCAGCGACGTGGCGGGGATCTCGAAAAAAATCCGCGCCGCCACCGGCTACAGCCCGCGTGTCTGGGTCTGGCCATACGGCGCCGCCGACGGCACCGCGCTGCGGGTGGTGGGCGAGCAGGGCTACGACATGGCCCTGACCCTCGACGACGGCCTCGATACCCTCGACAACCTGATGAGCAGCCCGCGGTTCCTGGTGTCGTCGGACCCGGACGGCATCCACTTCTCCAACAGCATCGTCGGCGTCGAAGCCAACAACGCCATGCGCGTGGCCCATGTCGACCTGGATAACGTCTACGACCCGGACCCGCAGCAGCAGGAAATCAACCTCGGCAAGCTGGTCCAGCGCATGGCCGACCTGGGCGTGAATACCGTGTTCCTGCAAGCCTTCGCCGACCCCAAGGGCGATGGCCTGGTGCACTCGCTGTATTTCGCCAACCGCCACCTGCCGGTGCGCGCCGACATCTTCGACCGGGTCGCCTGGCAACTGCGCACCCGGGCCAACGTCAAGGTGTTCGCCTGGATGCCGGTGCTGAGTTTCGCCCTCGACCCGAGCCTGCCCCGCGTGACCCGCTGGGACCCGGAAACCGGCCAGGTCGCGGCCGACCCTGACCAGTACCGGCGCCTGTCGCCGTTCGACCCGAAGGTGCGGCGCATCATCGGTGAGATCTACGAAGACGTGGCGCGCCTGACCTCGGTGGACGGCATCCTCTACCACGACGACGCGGTGCTCTCCGATTTTGAAGACGCCAGCCCCGCAGCGCTGCGCACCTACGCCGCCAACGGCCTGCCCGGTTCGATCGCCGCCTTGCGCGCCGATCCGGCGACCCTGCAGCGCTGGAGCCGCTTCAAGAGCCGCTACCTGATCGACTTCACCCATGAGCTGACTGCCAAGGTCAAGGCGATCCGCGGGCCGCAGGTGCTGACCGCGCGCAACCTGTTCGCCGAGCCGATGCTCAACCCGCAGAGCGAAGCCTGGTTCGCCCAGAACCTCGACGACTTCCTCGCCAACTACGACTGGACCGCGCCGATGGCCATGCCGTTGATGGAGGGCCAGCAGCGCAAGGCTTCCGGCGCCTGGCTGGAGCAATTGGTGGCCACGGTCAAGGCACGCCCCGGCGCGCTCAACCGTACTGTCTTCGAACTGCAGGCCCGGGACTGGGCGCAAAAACCGGCGAGCGATATCGACGCCGTGCAGATGGCCGACTGGATGGGCCGACTCAAGCGCCAGGGCGCAACCAGTTTCGGCTACTACCCGGATAACTTTCTCGAGAACTCGCCGGACCTGAAGACCATCCGTCCCGCGCTCTCCACCAAGTGGAATCCTTAA
- a CDS encoding efflux RND transporter periplasmic adaptor subunit — MKKPLLTIGRVVLTLLVVSFAVVVVWRMVMYYMFAPWTRDGHIRADIVQIAPDVSGLIQQVQVRDNQLVKRGQVLFSIDQDRFSLALRQARASLADRQETLAQAQREAKRNLGLGNLVPREQLEESQSRVARAQSALAEAQVAVDSAQLNLDRSVIRSPVDGYVNDRAPRTQEFVTAGRPVLSVVDSNSFHIDGYFEETKLDGIHIGQSVDIRVIGDRARLRGHVESIVAGIEDRDRSSGSNLLPNVNPAFSWVRLAQRIPVRIAFDEVPEDFRMIAGRTATVSIIDDQAPTRSEPAQ, encoded by the coding sequence ATGAAAAAACCTTTATTGACCATTGGCCGTGTGGTCCTGACGTTGCTGGTGGTGAGCTTCGCGGTCGTGGTGGTCTGGCGCATGGTGATGTACTACATGTTCGCGCCCTGGACCCGGGACGGGCATATCCGTGCCGACATCGTGCAGATCGCCCCGGACGTTTCCGGGCTGATCCAGCAGGTGCAGGTGCGTGACAACCAGCTGGTCAAGCGCGGCCAGGTGCTGTTCAGCATCGACCAGGACCGTTTCAGCCTGGCCCTGCGCCAGGCCAGGGCGTCCCTGGCCGACCGCCAGGAAACCCTGGCCCAGGCCCAACGAGAGGCCAAGCGCAACCTCGGCCTGGGCAACCTGGTGCCGCGCGAGCAGCTGGAAGAAAGCCAGTCCCGCGTGGCCCGTGCCCAGTCGGCCCTGGCCGAAGCCCAGGTGGCGGTGGACAGCGCCCAGCTGAACCTCGACCGTTCGGTGATCCGCAGCCCGGTGGATGGCTACGTCAACGACCGCGCGCCGCGCACCCAGGAGTTCGTCACCGCCGGGCGCCCGGTGTTGTCGGTGGTGGACAGCAATTCCTTCCACATCGACGGTTATTTCGAAGAAACCAAGCTCGACGGCATTCATATCGGCCAGAGCGTCGATATCCGGGTGATCGGCGATCGCGCGCGGCTGCGCGGGCATGTCGAAAGCATCGTCGCCGGCATCGAGGATCGCGACCGCAGCAGCGGCTCCAACCTGCTGCCCAACGTCAACCCGGCCTTCAGCTGGGTGCGCCTGGCCCAGCGGATTCCGGTGCGCATTGCCTTCGACGAGGTGCCGGAAGACTTCCGCATGATCGCCGGGCGTACCGCCACTGTGTCGATCATCGACGATCAGGCGCCAACCCGGTCGGAGCCGGCGCAATGA
- the pgaA gene encoding poly-beta-1,6 N-acetyl-D-glucosamine export porin PgaA gives MPPIVHPVRLYGLRPLFRLALCSQLLWPTLALADPAYDRLILDARAGSYAPALTHLRQVPADRLSTGLVSDHLQIASWAGLDTEVVNVYETQARGRVLPIQALTATARAYRNLQRWDSAIQVYRLALERDPQSPDLQLGLALTQADAGKPEEAVRRARELVAAKPDDATRRLALGYALTRAGSPYDALFEFDQAFIRAGTRPEVAREYVFALQRARLPEPALRLARQRPGLIDPVIERRLQGDLAAERVRLAELASRSEKERYVIADRALADYDQLLATWTPDPAAKDDVTRWRIDRMGALKARARTAQVIDQYHKLTAEDVAIPTYARRWVAASYLDQRQPEIASDLYRQVLAAPDADVSDRVEDSTALYYALLESDRPQEAQQVADDLAKNQKPRVELKGLPVGNPNDEWMDAQQLAAQSGTYSADLPGSEQRLASLVDQAPGNIGLRVAQANLYQARDWPRRAEGLLKETESMAPRDVGLEVAQGHTAQDLQEWRQLDALTDDVVQRYPDNRQVQRLARQRQVHDMAELRVETYGGKSYGGGNNGAGAVSGSKDFGIETVLYSPPIDEDWRLFGGLGYATGDFQEGTGHHRWQRIGVERRTRDMTLEAEVSNHSYGFDDKQGARLSLARDIDDHWQYGGSLEYLSANTPLRALNSNIYANGGSAFLRWRANESREWRLALSPSHFSDGNNRLEALLTGREGVYATPHVQVDLGLELGASRNSKEDTPYFNPKSDFTVLPTVNVNHVLYHRYETSWSQQFQVGAGTYSQRDYSTGAIGLLSYGQRVTWNDVFEAGAALSVLNRPYDGDRETDLRLLLDLTYRF, from the coding sequence ATGCCGCCCATTGTTCACCCCGTTCGCCTTTATGGTTTGCGACCGCTGTTTCGCCTGGCGTTATGCAGCCAATTGCTGTGGCCGACCCTGGCCCTCGCCGACCCGGCGTACGACCGCCTGATTCTCGACGCCCGCGCCGGCAGCTATGCGCCAGCCCTGACCCATTTGCGCCAGGTGCCGGCCGACCGCCTGAGCACCGGGCTGGTCAGCGACCACCTGCAGATCGCCAGCTGGGCCGGCCTCGACACCGAAGTAGTGAATGTCTATGAAACCCAGGCCCGTGGCCGGGTGCTGCCGATCCAGGCGCTGACCGCCACCGCCCGTGCCTACCGCAATCTGCAGCGCTGGGACTCGGCGATCCAGGTGTACCGCCTGGCCCTCGAACGCGACCCACAGAGCCCCGACCTGCAACTGGGCCTGGCCCTGACCCAGGCTGATGCCGGCAAGCCTGAGGAGGCCGTGCGCCGTGCCCGCGAACTGGTGGCGGCCAAGCCTGACGATGCCACCCGCCGCCTGGCCTTGGGCTATGCCTTGACCCGCGCCGGTTCGCCGTATGACGCGTTGTTCGAGTTCGACCAGGCGTTCATCCGCGCCGGCACCCGACCGGAAGTCGCCCGCGAATACGTATTCGCCCTGCAACGGGCACGCCTGCCGGAACCGGCCTTGCGCCTGGCGCGCCAGCGTCCGGGGCTGATCGATCCGGTGATTGAGCGTCGTCTGCAAGGCGACCTGGCCGCCGAGCGCGTGCGCCTGGCCGAGCTGGCCAGCCGCAGCGAGAAAGAGCGTTATGTCATCGCCGACCGCGCCCTGGCCGATTACGACCAGTTGCTCGCCACCTGGACCCCGGACCCGGCGGCCAAGGACGACGTGACCCGCTGGCGCATCGACCGCATGGGCGCGCTCAAGGCCCGGGCGCGCACCGCCCAAGTGATTGACCAATACCACAAGCTGACCGCCGAAGACGTGGCCATCCCCACCTACGCCCGGCGTTGGGTGGCGGCTTCCTACCTGGACCAGCGCCAGCCGGAGATCGCCAGCGACCTCTATCGCCAGGTGCTGGCGGCGCCGGATGCCGATGTCAGCGACCGCGTCGAAGACAGCACCGCGCTGTATTACGCGCTGCTGGAAAGCGATCGCCCGCAGGAAGCGCAACAGGTCGCCGACGACCTGGCCAAGAATCAGAAACCGCGGGTCGAGCTCAAGGGCCTGCCGGTGGGCAACCCCAACGATGAATGGATGGACGCCCAGCAGCTCGCCGCGCAGTCCGGCACCTACAGCGCCGACCTGCCGGGCAGCGAGCAGCGCCTGGCCAGCCTGGTGGACCAGGCGCCGGGCAATATCGGCCTGCGCGTGGCCCAGGCCAACCTGTACCAGGCCCGGGACTGGCCGCGTCGCGCCGAGGGCCTGCTCAAGGAAACCGAGAGCATGGCGCCGCGCGATGTCGGCCTCGAAGTTGCCCAGGGCCACACCGCCCAGGACCTGCAGGAATGGCGTCAGCTCGATGCCCTGACCGACGACGTGGTGCAGCGTTATCCCGACAACCGCCAAGTGCAGCGCCTGGCCCGCCAGCGCCAAGTGCACGACATGGCCGAGCTGCGGGTCGAGACCTATGGCGGCAAGAGCTACGGCGGCGGCAACAACGGTGCCGGCGCGGTCTCCGGCAGCAAGGATTTCGGCATCGAGACGGTGCTCTACAGCCCGCCGATCGATGAAGACTGGCGGCTGTTCGGCGGCCTCGGCTATGCCACCGGCGACTTCCAGGAAGGCACCGGGCACCACCGCTGGCAGCGTATCGGCGTGGAACGCCGGACCCGCGACATGACCCTGGAAGCGGAAGTCTCCAACCACTCCTACGGCTTCGACGACAAGCAGGGCGCGCGGCTGTCCCTGGCCCGCGACATCGACGATCACTGGCAGTACGGCGGCAGCCTGGAATACCTCTCGGCCAATACCCCGCTGCGGGCGCTCAACAGCAACATCTACGCCAATGGCGGCAGTGCGTTCCTGCGCTGGCGGGCCAACGAGAGCCGTGAATGGCGGCTGGCCCTGAGCCCCTCGCACTTCAGCGATGGCAACAACCGTCTCGAGGCCCTGCTCACCGGTCGCGAGGGCGTCTACGCCACGCCGCACGTGCAGGTCGACCTGGGCCTGGAACTCGGCGCCAGCCGCAACAGCAAGGAAGACACGCCCTACTTCAACCCCAAGTCGGACTTCACGGTCCTGCCCACGGTGAACGTCAACCACGTGCTCTATCACCGCTACGAAACCTCCTGGAGCCAGCAGTTCCAGGTGGGCGCCGGTACCTACAGCCAGCGCGATTACTCCACCGGGGCGATCGGCCTGCTCAGTTATGGCCAGCGCGTGACCTGGAACGACGTGTTCGAAGCCGGCGCCGCCCTGAGCGTGCTCAACCGGCCTTACGACGGCGACCGGGAAACCGACCTGCGCCTGCTCCTCGACCTTACCTATCGCTTCTAG
- a CDS encoding YdgA family protein: MNKSAGVLLGIVVAVGAISAGGAWYTGTKLEGVLQTSIADANKELQAAMVGSNGTASLELVSLERNLFSSTARYRLKGQGEMFGDSAEGVELVFVDRIEHGPLPFSRLMTLKWLPVMATSHYELEKNALTEKWFAATKDVSPLKGVVNLGYDRSATGNLELLPLETALDDKSTLKFSGLKLDLSTSTEAQKVKAEGYMDSLKLNSVAEDQTPVQVELNGLTLASNLTKSNYGFYVGDNTLELTSTKATFGEKQSVLSFKNSQIKSATDEKGAHLAGRADYKIGEVALNGKAVGSAQMTWSMKNLDIASGMSLMQVYQNKLQPYEDAVAAAEAAGEPAPELNLSEAEQAQVKADLDKLLAAQPHIALENLSFKTANGESRLSLVVDLNKPQSMDLPPAELSKQLLTQLDLNLLLSKPMIADVAALQAQLDGVIDAKAIADQGSMAADMVSGMALGTQLAKLEGNDIVSKVRYANNEVDFNGQKMTPEQFVGFVMSKLGPVTIQ, encoded by the coding sequence ATGAATAAATCAGCAGGCGTACTGTTAGGAATCGTCGTCGCAGTGGGCGCTATCAGCGCCGGCGGCGCCTGGTATACCGGGACCAAGCTGGAAGGGGTGCTGCAAACCTCTATTGCCGACGCCAACAAGGAACTCCAGGCGGCCATGGTCGGTTCCAACGGTACCGCCAGCCTGGAGCTGGTCTCGCTGGAGCGCAATCTGTTCAGCAGCACCGCGCGCTACCGCCTCAAGGGCCAGGGCGAGATGTTCGGCGACAGCGCCGAGGGCGTCGAACTGGTGTTCGTCGATCGCATCGAACACGGCCCGCTGCCGTTCTCGCGCCTGATGACCCTGAAATGGCTGCCGGTCATGGCCACCAGTCACTACGAGCTGGAAAAGAACGCCCTGACCGAGAAATGGTTCGCCGCCACCAAGGATGTTTCCCCGCTCAAGGGCGTGGTCAACCTGGGTTACGACCGTTCCGCCACCGGCAACCTGGAGTTGCTGCCGCTGGAGACGGCCCTGGATGACAAATCGACCCTCAAGTTCTCCGGCCTGAAGCTGGACCTCTCGACCAGCACCGAAGCGCAGAAGGTCAAGGCCGAAGGCTACATGGACAGCCTCAAGCTCAACAGCGTCGCCGAAGACCAGACCCCGGTGCAGGTCGAGCTCAACGGCCTGACCCTGGCCAGTAACCTGACCAAGAGCAACTATGGCTTCTACGTCGGCGACAACACCCTGGAGCTGACCAGCACCAAGGCCACGTTCGGCGAGAAACAGTCGGTGCTCAGCTTCAAGAATTCGCAGATCAAGAGCGCCACCGACGAGAAGGGCGCCCACCTGGCCGGCCGTGCCGACTACAAGATCGGCGAAGTCGCCCTCAACGGCAAAGCCGTCGGTTCGGCGCAAATGACCTGGAGCATGAAGAACCTCGACATCGCCTCCGGCATGTCGCTGATGCAGGTCTACCAGAACAAGCTGCAACCTTACGAAGACGCCGTCGCCGCGGCCGAAGCCGCCGGGGAGCCAGCGCCCGAGCTGAACCTGAGCGAGGCCGAGCAGGCCCAGGTCAAGGCTGACCTGGACAAGCTGCTGGCTGCCCAGCCGCACATCGCCCTGGAAAACCTCTCGTTCAAGACCGCCAACGGCGAAAGCCGCCTGAGCCTGGTGGTGGACCTGAACAAGCCGCAATCCATGGATCTGCCGCCGGCCGAACTGAGCAAGCAACTGCTCACCCAGCTGGACCTGAACCTGCTGCTGTCCAAGCCGATGATCGCCGACGTGGCGGCGTTGCAGGCGCAACTGGATGGTGTGATCGACGCCAAGGCGATCGCCGACCAGGGCAGCATGGCCGCCGACATGGTCAGCGGCATGGCGCTGGGTACCCAGTTGGCCAAGCTGGAAGGCAACGACATCGTTTCCAAGGTGCGCTATGCCAACAACGAAGTGGACTTCAACGGCCAGAAAATGACGCCTGAGCAGTTCGTCGGTTTTGTCATGAGCAAACTGGGGCCAGTCACCATCCAGTAA